AATAGAGCTCACACACAGCAATGGGACGCTGCCTCCAGGGCTCCATCACCAGGGGATGCCCGCGGGCATTTCCCCCGCGGCGCTCCCGCATCCCCGGAGCAGCATCCCCGTTAcagcgccccggccccgcccgaCCCCGCTcacccagcccggccccgctcacacagcccggccccgctcacacagcccggccccgctcacacagcccggccccgctcacACAGCCCGGCATCGCTcacacagcccggccccgctcacACAGCCCGGCATCGCTcacacagcccggccccgctcaccCAGCCCGGCATCGCTCACACAGCCCGGCATCGCTCACACAGCCCGGCATCGCTCACACAGCCCGGCATCGCTcacacagcccggccccgctcaccCAGCCCGGCATCGCTCACACAGCCCGGCATCGCTcacacagcccggccccgctcacacagcccggccccgctcacACAGCCCGGCATCGCTCACACAGCCCGACCCGCTCACCCAGCCCGGCATCGCTCACACAGCCCGGCATCGCTCACACAGCCCGGCATCGCTCACACAGCCCGGCATCGCTCACACAGCCCGGCATCGCTCACCCAGCCCGACCCGCTCACCCAGCCCGGCATCGCTCACACAGCCCGGCATCGCTCACCCGCCCGGCCGCGGCGCCCATCAGTGCCGGGATCAACGCCGGGATCAACGCCGGGATCAGCGCCGGGATCAGCGCCGGGATCAGCACCGGGATCAGCACCGGGATGGGCCCCGGGAGCAGCGGCCGGCGCGGCCCCATCGCCGCCAGACCGACCCGGGCGGGCCCCGCAGACGCCGCCCCGAGGACGCGGCTCCCCCGCCCCGACAGCGGCGCCGCTCGCCCCGGGCTGATTGCGGAACAAACAAACTGCACAAGCGCTGTGAAACTGCGGCAGCCCGTGTGTTTATTGCAGCGCTGGACGCACGTGGGGATCGTTCCTCTAAAATGACATGCGTGGCTCTGGGAACTCCAGGTCCTTTTTTAAATCTCCCTCTCTACGCCATATGCATGCAATTTCAATAGGTTCACACATATTCATTTTACTGATTTTGCtgctaattttttctttatcagaaagaattcctgggTCATTTTGACCTTGCTTTCTGCATCAGCCTCTCTCTGTGTGTCCGTTTCAGAGTTCAAGGGGCTTctcctttatctctgtcctttggCTGAAGCAGATTATTAGAGCATAGGTTTTTTGTGAGAACAGTCACACCAAACATCTACAAACTTAAttcaaagatgtacatttcacttaaatcaaaatggatttctattcTGGAAGATTTCCACTCTGTCTCGTGGTGTATGTTGAGGGTCTGTCTCTTCAGCCCCTTCATAGAATATTGAGTTGGATCAGCAAAGTGCAACTCCCTCACCTCACAGTACAAAGTTACCTTTGCAGCATTCCAATATTCATTAATACTCATTAATACCAGTCACTCGTGTGTCACATACAGCCAGGATGGTACAGACAGACTTAACTATAAAttcagccctgctcctgagaAAAACTCAAATCCACTAAGAGCTCCATGAGCTTCAAATggctttcttgcaaaaatatttcttctgagACTGAAATTATCAACAATTTAACATTTCATATCAAACAGGAAAAGCGTGGCCATGGCTTAAAAtccatgtaatttttaattcagaGATTACCAGCATTATTAAACCAACTAACTATAACACATCCAGCAGGTTGCAAGGCATATTGTTCCTTTAGAAAGCTGTTCTAGTGAAAAAGATTAATTAATATACAACAGTGGAAATACACAATTACAGTCATTGCAGAACAGCCCCAAACAATCACAGCCAGGTAAATGTGGTTATTCAGTTTGTGGATTCACAAACTGGTGTTCTGTAAAATGAAGTATGTAGTGAAGTTAAAGTAGATGTGGAAAAGGTCAACTAAAGTGACCAAGGCAGTGGAGCATCAAACTTACATGAGTAATATGAAAAGGTGGGACTCAAACTGGAGGCTAGTGCAATCAAAGCTGAGATACAATCAATCACAAAAGCAACTTggttgaaaaaaaataatataaaaagcAACTCACTGACTTCTGTAAGGCAACAGCTAGTGACATTCACTGAAATAAAGAGGCCAGTTCCAAAGTGCTAAAAGTCCTTTACACAGTGCATGATATCTGTAATCTTTTGCCACGGGTGCTTATGGAGGCAGATTGTACTTGGAAATtcaaaagagggaagaaaaactaATGGTGACATAAGAGAATAATAAATCAAAATCTTTGACATCCTCAACCCAATGGCAGCTGCACCTGCAGAACCATGATGAATGCAAAGAGCAGCTATGGTGTTCCTAACTAATCCaatcccttcctgcagctgccagagctgaaATGTTGGGCTCAAGCTCCAGTCTGGCCCAAGAAGGTGTTTTTGTGTTCACTCTGAGACAGAAgtcactgcagctgcacccaAACTACAGAGCAAGTAATGGGTTTTGTGGTTCCTTTTTTTGATTATTAAGACACACTTTGTCATATTGCTCATTTTCCATTGGCCTGTGCAAAAGTGCAGTCAGCACTATTACATTTACAGTTACTGAACAAGCAGCACTGAAGATTCAAAAATAGCAGAACACAGCCAGTTGGCCACCAAAgaggtttgtttttaaaggatATGCAAATCAGTGTCACCCTGATGATTAGGAACAATTCTAAAACAAGCAGATTTTAACAATGTTCTAGGAAATAACTGCTGTGCCTCttttttcagtagaaaaatagtttcttttcttcatttctctttttaCAGGCTCCATATTGGGCTTCATCCATAGTTCATTCAATAGCCAGATGCTCAGCCAGTTTGGCTTCCATCTGAAGAGGCTGTTTTGTACACTTACTAATGATTTgatgtagtaaaaaaaaaatgaattggACTTCAAAACCTAGAAAGAATGGCCTAAAGTACAGTGGATGTCAATTAGTTTTATTTGCCTTCTATTTTCAGAGCCTGTGTGGCACCTTTTGGTCCTAATTCCTCAAAAAACATGAAATCCACAAACTTGAGATTTATGTTTATGCTAGGGAAAACTGAGATTATTATCATTTTCAACCAAAAGTTGAAGCCTTGAGTAAATGCCAGATGTTGCAAAATATATTACAAAATTTAATGTATTGGAGTAGAAACAACATGGCTGAGTCTCAAGCTTGACTCAGAATCCTGGCCAGAATTTTCACAGCTAATTGAAGTAACCAGACATAGATTTCAATCCATTCCTTCACACTGAGAAAGCAAGCTATGAAACTTCAGCTGACACCCAGATGTCCTCTAAATTAGGCAACTTTGATTCAAATTTGTTGTCAGTATGATACTGGAGATGGGGAAATGGAAGTATTTGATGTCAGCTATGAGGGCCAGCAGTTTGGATGATCCTCTCCTTTGTGAGATGAAATAGTTTCTAACGCCTTGTCTGAATGtgtttcagtgttttccagGAGTTTCCCAATAATCCAAGGCACAGAGTGTGTACCCCCCTTGTCACAAATTCAGCCTTAGTGTCACTCTGGATGATTCTGAGTCTccccacaccctctctgggGGCTGTCACTTCTCAGTGGCAGTGGTGGGGTGGTGAaattcctttccctcctcttccaCAGGCACCAAGACATCATTCCCTGGAAAAGACTCTGTTTCCTGCTCTGGGTAGTGCATTTCCAGCTCCTCTTCTGGGTTTTCCTGGGCATCAAGGGTATTTTCACAACCTTTGACAGCACAGTTCTTGCCACTGGGCACTTCTGAGACAGACCCCACGATAACAGTGTCAGCCTTCATGATGTAGAGTTTTtctgaggaaggaaaagagtAGTGCTGAGCATGATGAAAAGTCACTACTGCCCCAGaaatggctgggtttttttatgtAAAATTTTTATTAGCACTCTGGACATTTCACATCAAGTAGATTGTGCTTAAGCCACTGAGCTAGAGTTGGAGCTACACAAGAAAAACCAagtggaaaaggcagaagataTTCACAAGGATCTGTCAGAAGAAGCAACTAATTGGGATCTAAAGAATCCAAGGTTTATGCTCCTGCTGTTTCAAGAAACAGCACCATGTAAAAGAAACCTGCACAGAAGTTATGGGTTCTTAGGACCTGCAAAGAAATCAGTTTCTTTCTAAATGAGAGTAAACTACAAAGTTTTCTGAATCTTGGGTCCAGCTTGTTGTTGTACTCCTTCACAGAAAGGTGAATAAAGTTTTTTCAATGGCTCAATTCAGAAGGATGCTGCACATCAGACACTGCAGGTTAATTGCTTGGAGATATTTGGATATGGTAAATCAAATAATCCCATGCATCCCAATCCATCACTCACAGTAAAAATCAGGAAGGGTGTTTAGTAAGGAAAggttaggtttttttaatatgaaaaataacaCCTGCAAATAACCTCAGAATTGGGTTTGGAAGCACTGCCAGGGTTTCCCAGGTAAGAATTCACCCCCTGTGAATGAGCTCCTTGCCTGAATTTATCTCCCACCCTGTGTCATGGTCAAAGACTTCATGGGAACACATGGGAGATGCATTTCAATCCATTATTATGAAACCAGGGAAGAAATTTACAGCTAAGTACAATTCTCACTCAGTATGACAGCATCACCTTCCAGCTGACATATTCAAATTCCTTCTGTAAAATCTACATATTGCAGaatgaaaaggaggaagaagggaaTTTTCTGTCAAATTCATAATGAGTAAgacaaagatgaaaaaaagaaagcattatATTCATATGAATAGGTATTTTTGGGTCAAAGATCTGGAGATTCAGCACAATCTTTGTTAGGAGATTTGGATACTGAAATTCATTAATAATCTTGGGATGACAGTATGTGCCATgtttgaaaatgggaaaaaagatgatgacaaaaggaaataaaagaaagcaagacTCACCAATTCTGTTATTTGTGTGGTCTCTGACTCGAGGATCCACAGGGCACTCTGGGGCATTGCCACTGCTTGGTGCCACCTCAGCCACACTCCAGGGAGGACTCTGGGCTTTTTCTGGGCTGGACACCAAGTTATTGTTGGTTTCCAAAGGAAGGGTTCTCTCAATTAACTCCTCCTCTTCCAGCCCACTCTCTGTGGTCAGTATGATCTTCTGCTAATAGAAACAGGAGAGCAGGAGTGGGGTGAGTGTAAAAGCACCTTGGGCATTGCAACAGGACCACAGAATGTCCTTCTTGCAGGAGCAAATTAACTCCTACAAAATCAGGGAGCAAAATTCAGCCTCAACCTGAGGAGTCTCTGCAGAtaaaaaatttgattttaaaggtgacagaaaaagcaaaagttctttttttgtgtttgtggtttttatACCTGATATTTTATACCTGTTTGTGATTTTTATGGCAATGCCTTTAGCACCTATGTCCTTCTTAtcctcttttatttattttattcactcCTCCTGTTTGAGACTTAAAAGTAGACCAGAAGCTGGATTTAAATACTATTAGTGTTTAAAATCTTCAGGAGATTCTGTGTTGGCTCATTCAATAACAGCAATGTTCCAAAGCACCCAACAGGTGTGGGAACTTCAAACTCCCTGCCTGACTCAAGACCATATTTCAAAATAGTGTTTCTAAGCTGAATTCACAGTTTTCTGATGGCATTTTCAGGAACGTACCTCATTTCCActgaagaaaatatgttttagcTACCTCTTGGACTCTGCAAAGACCTATCATGTTCCTATGGAAGAACAGAACAAGCCAGAGGCCAAACTGATTTAACTTCAAAAGGTAATGTCAGATAGAAGACACAAGCTCAGAATACCTAACACATGAAGAATTAATTACAAGCAAGAATTAATTATATACAAGAATTAATTACACTTAAGCAGTTCTTTAAAAGAGGAACCAAAATCTGAGAGAGGGTAAATCACAGTTTTCTGGTGGTTCTGATCTTCTTCTGTTTCCACAAGGGTgggaatgaaaaaaagagaCTTTGAAATGTGCACTTTATAACCCTTCACATTTTTTCACAATTTTCTGCATCACAGTTTTCTGGTGGTTCTGATCTTCTTCTGTTTCTACAAGGTcgggaaaggaaagaaatattttgaaatgtgcACTTTATAAGCCTTGCCCATGTCTGACTCTCTATAGAGGCAAGAATTGAGGCTCCTCACAATTCAGGAATTCACAATTGCACACTGAAATTATGACAGCTGATTGCAACCAGAGTGACTGGAAAAAGTCACAGACtatcctgtgtgtgtgcagacaGACAGCATTTAAAAGCAAGCTcatttaaaacaacaacaaaaaaattaacagtCTAAAGTGTGATTTAGCCGATCTGGGCATGTAAAGATAAAAAGCCTAATAAACTGAGAAGACTCAGAGAATGAAAGTGGCTGGAATTTCACTGACAGAGGGGAAATCAAACCAAGCAGTGATGatttcagctgctttctgtTGCCATATTGACTGATGTTTGTCCTGTTCACCTGCAAACTGTGCTGGAATACCTTTGTCCTGAAGGAATGGCAAACCAAACCCACTGTGCACCCACACCACAGCCATGCCAAaccctgcagagggaaggaaatgtggagggacagagaagaaaagcacaaatCCCATCTGTGGGACTGGAGCAGGAAGATAAAATGGGAGTGACACACCAAGTTCTcccagaaggaagaaaaggcatCTTCATGCTGTGATTTCAGATCTTGTCCCATGGAATGCACCCCAAATGGCTGAACACCAAACCAGATCCCCTCACAAGCAAGGTTGGCAGctgtggaagaggttttacagcaACTTCTGTCAGCCAGAGAGAAGCTTGATAAGAGATCCATGTTCacccctgaaagaattttctaccaAGGTTGTTgacatagaaaccaagaaagaaagaaggataaataagagaaacctgcaactGCCTGTTCCAATGAACATTTTGTCTTTCCTGACCAATGAATAAAGTGTAAACTTAGTTTtgtaagaatgtataaaaagcatgcatgctagaataaaaacagtttgaagccttctgaaaatggagagTTGCTTTGTATTGTGACCATCTCAACTATCACATTATTTAACACCACATTAACCTCAGCTCAAGGCATGAAAATATCAAGTCCTAATACATCTCATCCCACCTAAATTATTGCAAATTGTAGAGGGAAGTCCAAACTAAAAGGCTGGCACTTTTTAGACAGGACATTTGAAAATAACATGATTTACTTTGGCATGGAAAGTGATCTGTTGTGGAATATTGTTCACACTTACTGCACATTTGTTCACGAGATCTGAACCTgcaatggaaaggaaaaacattaaCAGAAGAAAcatcagaagaaatattttatgaagttatgatgatggtgatgatgatgatgatgaatgTTAATATAAGCTCTGAAAGATCACCTAGCAATGTACTTCCTGAACGACCCCATGTGCATGATGGTTTTCTTAAACCATCTCAGGGcacactgaaatgaaaactcaGGTTCATCTCACACTCCTGAGGTGAACCAGCAGCAGGTTCCTGCCAAGACTGTGATatcctgctgtccccaaagcctCTTGCATCACTGTCCCCACACCACAACTGGTACCCATCttatgaaaaaaatgaactgaTGGAACTGTCTAGATAAGAACAACACAAgcttattaaaaagaaaaaaaattaataactttCTGCTGGATTAACAAGTTTGGTCAGCTCATAAAAACGTCAGAGGATTATTAAGGGGTGGGATTTTATGCACAGTTTCATTAGCAGGGAACTCTGGGCAAAGGAGGGAGGTGAGAAGGAGGGAGTGTACAACACTTGCAGCACCACGAAGGTAGATGGGCTCAGCCTTACTAATTTCACCCTGATGTGCAATCACCTTTATTTTCAGAGCATCAGCTCTGTAATGCTGCACAGTAACAGCTTCTATTGTGCAAGGCaactgagggagaaaaaaatcccattttgagAAAATTAAGCTGCACACaagtttttaaattgcattcCTGAATGAATGAATATAGAAAGCTCTGCTGTGTGGTGATTAGAATAGATCTGGCAGTGGCAGAGCTAAATGGGTAAAATGTTTGCACTTTATGGGATCTGggcaggtttttttctgaacaatCTCTCATATTTGACTGGCTGAAATCAGGTGttttccagcactggcacatcacccagccctcagcagcagcgGGGACAAAGTGCCATCTGCTGGCACCTGCTCACACCCAGCTCAGGAGCAACAGCACTGGCCCTgcatgggacagcagcagggacataCATGGGACATGAGAAGCTTCCACTTTTTATAAaattctataaaataaaatcccacGTTAAGCTATCTATAGTAGATATCTTTGTGCCCAATGGAGAGGAATGATGAGaaggactccatcttatcagaaggctaattaattacttcatttaatttaataagTTTCTTTtactatattattatattataggctaatttaattactttattacaCTATATTGTTCTGTATTATATTACACTATGTTACATTGCATCTtaactgaatctgccaagcactcaactgcacagaatctcgTGACTGTTCAGTGACAGTCCTGACGCACACACACCTGGATCCAATTGTTCAGTGAATGAAAACACTCACACAGAATCCAATTatcaattcccttcaggtaattgatcaattcccttcaggtaaacaatctcccACCATGCATTCCACTTCTGAACAAACACAGGCACGctaaatgagataagaattgtgttttctttctctgaggttcagagaatgtgaatcccagaaatattcttgggaagaattgtgccttgcttttgtCTGTGAAGACAAATGTGGTGACAAAGATCTATTTATTCTTCAGACACAaggatggccctgctggccccTCAGTCACTCACCTGGAGGCTTGAGCACGTATTTGTGTGCGATGACCGAGTGCAGGTGTGCTGTTAAAAGAAACTTTCATTTAGTCCAACTCACCATGGAGCCTGAACGCTCCAACAGCTTCACCACACCCACAGATCTACAAGGTGCACACCCTGCTTTCTATAAAAGAGGGAATGTGGTTCTGCAGACACACCCCACGTGTAACTGCAGGCAAAGCTACGGGGAGTCAGTGTCAGTAAAAATCACCCTTCCTCTCATGCCCAAAGCCCAGTTCTGTTCCCAGAACCAAAACTACTCACACAATACTTCAGGCATCTTTTAATACTAATTTCTGAGATAATAATACTAATTTATACTACTGTTAATACTGTCATTGTCATCTGACAATACTAATTTAATACTAATGTCTGAGAGAAGAAACAGCTAGTTACCTTTTCCCCTCTTGTAGGTCACCCACCTGCTTTGCTCCCTAAATTCACAGCTGCTTCCATCTTTCATGTTCTCCAACATCCTGCATGAGCAGCTTGCCCTAAACCCTTACCTGGCCTACAGAGAACATTCTCTTCCCCAATGACCTCCACAAATATCCCCATGTTTGAGTTTCCCATCTGCTGTTTGGCAGATGCAGTGTTACAGCTTGAGAAACTCACGCTTTCTCCTGAGGACCAGGATCCTCTTCTTGCAAACCTTCCACTTCCAAAACATCAGCATGGCCCcaagcagcactgccagggagaaaaccactgcccacagcaccacacctgcagcacagagagggagcacaggacaggctgagaaaaGGCAGAGGGAAAGCCATGAGTAGATCCATGGGTTTGAACACAGGACCATAGACATCACTTCACAATTCAGAGGGGATTTGCAGGAAGTTCCCACATAAAAATTGTGTTTACCAAAGATGCTTCCAAATAAAAAGTGCTGGGGAGAATAAATGTTAAATGAGTAAAGTTAAATGAGTTAAATGAGTTAAAAGAGACTAAATGCTGTGCCTATGTTACCTCCTGTTGTCATCTCCCCCTTGGCTGAGGTGGGAGCCTGAGCTTTCTCCTCAGGAGTTAAGCTGGGATTTTCAGTTGTTGTGACACTTGGAAGGTCACCACTAGCTGAGGTCACCAGGTTCTCCTTTAATATCCTCAGGTCAAAGTTGTTTGTTTCATTGCTGAATCTCATGGACAAAGTGCTTGGGGTGAGGTAagtgggcagctgctccaggcaaaCTTGGTCGTGGGTGGcatttcctttccttagggtGACTTTGTTCAACTTGGCACAGCTGGGTGTGAAAAACAACAGGAACAAGGCACATGTTTGCCATGTCACAAACATCCCCTTGGTCATTTTTGTACCAACCACAATTATTGCTTTCTGTGTAAAAGTCATTATTCTTCTCATCCCTGTGGCATTAATTCTTGGCctgtgcaaagctgctgctcacacaggtGTGCAATTCCACTGTACTTAGTAACTAAAAATGAGGCAAGCAggattcctttttcctttcctttttcctttcctttcctttcctttcctttcctttcctttcctttcctttcctttcctttcctttcctttcctttcctttcctttcctttcctttcctttcctttcctttcctttcctttcctttcctttcctttcctttcctttcctttcctttcctttcctttccctttccctttcctttccttgaaatttccttgaaatttcctccTTAAGAGAGGCCTTCTAACCTCTGCACATGAGCCCACAGTGATTCCCTTGCTTCAAAGATGAATTTGTTTACTTTGCACTGACATACCCTATTCCATCCTTCATTAATTTCACTCAATTAGCCAGTCCCATTAAGGAAGCACAGACTTACTTGGTGTGGGGTTTGCAGATGTCAGTGCTGGAGCTTTGATCAGAGAAGGTCCCAGGAGGGCACTCTTCACAAGTCACATCATTTGTTGCGGTGCCTGAATAAAAATCACGATTTAGAACCAAATAAAACGCATCAGGCCTGGCCTGtggccaggagcaggacaggtAAGGTGCACAGGTGGGATTCCTACCCCTGATTTTGACCCCAAAGCCGGGTTTGCAGgcagagtgctgctggcagcggGAGCAGCTGTACTCCACGGACAGCTGGCAGAACAGGCCGGGCCGGCACTCGCACACGCGGCCGGAGCTGAGGGAGCACGGCTGCTTCTCCACCAGGTCTGGGGacagcaaacacacacagggacaaAACACAGCCATCTTGTGGTGTGATCTGATCAGGGTTTACCTCAGAACCCCGGGTCCCTGCCCTGATAATTCCCTGCCAGGTGTGTCagtcacctctcctttcccctcccagcactgtctgtctgtcctagAATTCCTGAAGGGCATTGAGTGATCAGGCAGATCTAGATTATGCCCTCTACCCCTGGTGGGGGCATTtggccatccaggtgtcctttgtcccttgtacctggttggtggctccctgcccctctccccagggTTCAAAAGAACAGCAAccacgggctcagggagttctgtgGGAGCTGTTGCTGGATTCtgaggcctgtgggccagaataaagctctggatccaaacccttatcagaaccgactcctttccttcaccattgccttaaagcttctccaccAGAGGTAAACCTGAGGAGCAGACCCTGTTAAGAGGGCTCCATCTTCagccaccagagctcctgcaggcctggacttgTCTCCATGTGCCaactgcagcacccagccaggcaaaagtgtctgtggggtgaaacaccacacacccagccaggcaaaagtgtctgtggggtgaaacaccacacatccagccagccaaaagtgtctgtggggtgaaacaccacacattcagccagccaaaagtgtctgtggggtgaaacaccacacacccagccaggcaaaagtgtctctggggtgaaacagcacacatcccacagccaaaagtgtccgtggggtgaaacaccacacatccAGCTacccaaaagtgtctgtggggtgatcCAGCTAcccaaaagtgtctctgggtgaaacaccacagtgctgctgtttggtccagcagcaagggccagacaagcTCAGGCATGTCCCATCTGCAATACTGGTAATTATTCCAGTAGAGCACCTTGCAAGGTGGTCTATTGGAATAAATGTAAATTTTGCTGTGAAAATTCTAAATGAATAAAACACACAAATGAAgtgtaaataaaatatacagaGAGAGAATGTAACTGTGAGGTATGTGTGGAGAAAAGCAAACCTTTTGAGCATGACACACAGGCATCACATTGTGGCTTTTTGGATTCATTTCTCAGATACTGATCAGGTCCACATGTCAGGCAGTCTGCTGGATCCTGAGGACATGCTTTCTTTTTAACATagcctggaggaaaaaaaagcaaaatatacaAGATACCTATCAAAAAATGGGCAGAAAATCATCCTGAAACATTCTTGTCTGCTTGTTTACCTGTTAGACACATTCCCACAGTCTTCTCTTAGTTATTTGGTTTCTCTGGGacatttttatttggtttctcTAGGGCATTTTTGCCTTTCCCATTCAAGTGTTAAGGAACAGGTCCAGGACACAATCCCAGCTGGAATGGAATGCTGCAGAATGGGCAGTAACAAGTGATTTGCTGACAGAAAAGACAACCAAAACTCCATGAGGG
This Ammospiza nelsoni isolate bAmmNel1 chromosome 22, bAmmNel1.pri, whole genome shotgun sequence DNA region includes the following protein-coding sequences:
- the TNFRSF8 gene encoding tumor necrosis factor receptor superfamily member 8, coding for MAACSLPLGLWLLLLLQDSQTSPQTSLTPSHSCDTRENWIYDETSQNCCYQCPSGYVKKKACPQDPADCLTCGPDQYLRNESKKPQCDACVSCSKDLVEKQPCSLSSGRVCECRPGLFCQLSVEYSCSRCQQHSACKPGFGVKIRGTATNDVTCEECPPGTFSDQSSSTDICKPHTNCAKLNKVTLRKGNATHDQVCLEQLPTYLTPSTLSMRFSNETNNFDLRILKENLVTSASGDLPSVTTTENPSLTPEEKAQAPTSAKGEMTTGGVVLWAVVFSLAVLLGAMLMFWKWKVCKKRILVLRRKPHLHSVIAHKYVLKPPGSDLVNKCAKIILTTESGLEEEELIERTLPLETNNNLVSSPEKAQSPPWSVAEVAPSSGNAPECPVDPRVRDHTNNRIEKLYIMKADTVIVGSVSEVPSGKNCAVKGCENTLDAQENPEEELEMHYPEQETESFPGNDVLVPVEEEGKEFHHPTTATEK